The stretch of DNA GGACCAGGGTCACCCCAGAGGGACCAACCGGGACTGGGACCAGGGCCACCATGGAGGGATCAATGGGGACTGGGACCAGGGCCACCCCGGAGGGACCAACCGGGACTGGGACCAGGGTCACCCTGGAGGGACCAACCGGGACTGGGACCAGGGCCACCCTGGAGGGATCAATGGGGACTGTGACCAGGGCCACCCCGGAGGGACCAACGGGGACTGGGACCAGGGCCACCATGGAGGGACCAACCGGGACTGGGACCAGGGCTGCCCCGGAGGGACCAACCGGGACTGGGACCAGGGTCACCCTGGAGGGACCAACCGGGACTGGGACCAGGGCCACCCTGGAGGGATCAATGGGGACTGTGACCAGGGCCACCCCGGAGGGACCAACGGGGACTGGGACCAGGGCCACCATGGAGGGACCAACTGGGACTGGGACCAGGGCTGCCCCGGAGGGACCAACCGGGACTGGGACCAGGGTCACCCCGGAGGGACCAACCGGGAACTGGGACCAGGGCCACCGTGGAGGGACCAACGGGGACTGGGACCAGGGCCACCATGGAGGGATCAATGGGGACTGGGACCAGGGCCACCCCAGAGGGACCAACGGGGACTGGGACCAGGGCCACCCTGGAGGGACCAACGGGGACTGGGACCAGGGCCACCATGGAGGGACCAACGGGGACTGGGACCAGGGCCACCCTGGAGGGACCAACGGGGACTGGGACCAGGGCCACCATGGAGGGATCAATGGGGACTGGGACCAGGGCCACCCCAGAGGGACCAACGGGGACTGGGACCAGGGCCACCCTGGAGGGACCAACTGGGACTGGGACCAGGGTCACCCCGGAGGGACCAACGGGGACTGGGACCAGGGTCACCCCAGAGGGACCAACCCAGGAGTGGGACCAGGGCCACCCCAGAGGGACCAACCTGGGGACAGTGTTGGGGTCACCACAGATCCCACCTGGGACTGGGACCAGGACCACCCCAGAGGGACCAACCGGGACTGGGACCAGGGTCACCCCAGAGGGACCAACCGGGACTGGGACCAGGGTCACCGTGGAGGCCCTGACTCGGGACCGGGGTGGGCTCCTGGGACAAGGGACAGCAGGGGTGGGACGGGCCCCCCGGGGACAGCGGACCGGTGCTCACGGGTCTCCTCCCGGCTCGGCGAAGCGGTGGTGAACGCAACGGTGGACATGACGGCGAAGGTGGAGAACAGGGATTTCACAGCCGACCTCAACAACAAGTCCTCCAAGGCTTTCCAGGACTTCGAGAGGGAATTCAAGCAGCAGGTCAGCGGGCGGCGGTGCCACAGCGGCCGGGGACGTCCCCACCCTGGGACAGCACCCGGGGGACATTCGGGGTGACACGGAGCTGGCGCCCGGCTGTCCCTACAGCGTCCCTTTGCCTTCCCAGATGGCCGAGCTTTACCAGAGCATAACGAGCTACCGAGGTGTGGAGATCCACAGCCTGAGGTGAGCGCCCGTGAGGGGACGGTGGCcggtccccccgcgtccccgagCCCCGTCTCGGCCCCAGCGAGGCCATTTGGGGTGAGGGACCTGCGGGGGCCGTGTGGGGTGACGCTGTCCCGGGATGGGGGTATCGCCACCGCTCTGAGTTTGCCCTGTCCCTGGGCTCCTCCGAGGACGGTCCAGCCCCAGCTCCGCGCCGTGACGGCCACGCCGTCCCTCCGCACCAGGGAGCCCAGACTGGTCCCAGTCCCAAGCTGGTGCCCCCCCAGCGTGGGTGGCACGGGGTGTCCCTGCCCTCACCCCGCTGCCTGGTACAGCCCCCGCGGGGTCACCGCACGGGGGTCCCTCGGGGGTGACGTGTCCACCGGCAGGACCCGGGGTCTCTCCCGGGCTGGGGTGGCTGCGGGGCGGTGGCAGCCCGGCTCTGCCAAGCCGCCGGTGTCCCTTGTCCCCGCAGGAATGGCAGCGTCATCGTCAACTACACGGTCCTCCTGGAGGTGCCTGCCACCGCCACGGCCAACAGCACCGTCCAGGGCATCTCCGCGGAGCTGGTCACCATCGTCAACAGCTACCTCAACTGCTGCCAGAGCAACCCCGCCTGTGAGTGACGGGGGGGACGACGGAGCCCCGGGGACGGCTgggggcgaggggccgggggTCCCCGGGCGGAGCCCCCGCACGCTCGGCAGCCGCTGCCCTCTCTGCCGCAGGCGGGTTGTGCTTCAACGCCAGCTTCACCGAGGTCACCAGCGCCAAGGCTGACAGCGTTGACGAGGGTGAGTGACCTCCCGCTCGCGAGTCCCCCAGCCCGGGGGAGCCGGACCCCCAaactgtccctgctgcccccgTCCGCTGCTCGTTTGTCACCTCCTTGTGCTCCCAcgtccccagccccatgtccGTGTGTCCCCCATGCCCACGGGTCCCCAGCCCTATGCCTACATGTTCCCCATGCCTCccatccccagccccatgggtccccatccccatccccatgtgccccccatccccatgtgtcccccatccccatgggtcCCCCATGcccatgggtccccagccccatgcctatgtgtcccccagccccatgggtccccatccccatccccatgggtcCCCCATGcccatgggtccccagccccatgcccacgtgtcccccagccccatgtgtccccagccccatgcccacgtgtcccccagccccatgggtccccatccccatccccacgtgtcccccatcccatgggtccccagccccatgcccacgtgtcccccagccccatgggtccccagccccatgcccacatgtcccccatccccatgggtccccatccccatgcctatgtgtcccccagccccatgggtccccatccccatccccacgtgtcccccagccccatgggtccccatccccatccccacatgtcccccatccccatgggtccccagccccatgcccacgtgtcccccagccccatgggtccccagccccatgcctaCATGTCCCCCATGcccatgggtccccagccccatccccatgggtcccccatccccatgggtccccatccccatccccatgtgtcccccagccccatgggtccccagccccatgcccacatgtcccccagccccatgggtccccatccccatccccatgggtcCCCCATTcccatgggtccccagccccatgcccacgtgtcccccatccccatgggtccccagccccatccccatgtgtcccccatccccatgggtccccatccccatccccacgtgtcccccagccccatgggtccccatccccatgtgtcccccagccccatgggtccccagccccatgcccacgtgccccccatccccatgggtcCCCcgtccccatgggtccccagccccatgggccTACATGTCCCCCATGCCCACGGGTCCCCCATCCCcatgtgccccccacccccatgtgtcccccagccccacggccacttgtcccccatccccatgtgtcccccatccccatggtccccagcc from Dromaius novaehollandiae isolate bDroNov1 chromosome 32, bDroNov1.hap1, whole genome shotgun sequence encodes:
- the MUC3A gene encoding mucin-3A — encoded protein: MTAKVENRDFTADLNNKSSKAFQDFEREFKQQMAELYQSITSYRGVEIHSLRNGSVIVNYTVLLEVPATATANSTVQGISAELVTIVNSYLNCCQSNPACGLCFNASFTEVTSAKADSVDEDLCDGQVPEGFEDYYSPALTALGVLCVTVCDKRAASPYRCVHGTCSVERSGPRCECSERAAFWYLDGSCASRLSKLGVAVGVPVAALAVAAAAFAAFLLRARRQNLEYR